The window TTGCCGGTGTGGGACATGGATTGATTGTTCTTTGCCGTGGCTAGAATTCCGCTGCCTAATTATGGTACAAATTTGTGTGATTAGCGAATGTCCTTTAGATGAGGGTGAGAAACAAGGCTCGTACCTCCAGCCAGCATGAGGAAACAAACAATATCTCCAGTTACGAATATCTTGGTCAACCATTGTGGTCTAATAATCGAATGTTCTTGTCCATCGACAAGGAGGATGATTCGACCGAGAATCATGTAGATAGAAGCCGCGAATAATGCTGGTGCAAGCAAGATAAACATGCTCTGGATAAGGTATGGCCCCAGAGTCCAACAACCAACGTCTTGGACTCCAGATGCCGCTCTACCCACGAATCCAATGAACTCAACTAAAAAAAACGAGTCGAAAGTCAGCGCCTGTGTCTTGTGTCTGTCTTCGTGATTGGCAGCATGGAAGATGGGGGCCCAGCGTACAAAAACAGCCGATTACCAATGGAGTCAAATACCAACTCCTTGTCTTCCACATCTGTATAAAGTGGAACACGCCGGACAAAAAGAACAGAACGCAGAACAAAGCAGCGGCACCCACAGAAGGGTGGTATCGGTAGTAGGCAAACGTGGCATGCTGCCAGTTCGGGTCGCAGGCGGTGCTGCTCATGGTGGTCCAGGGACAATGTAAGGTATAGGACGGAATAAGAAAGGAAATCAACTAGAGGTTCTTGGAGACGTGATGAAGAAGTGCTtagagtaaaaaaaaaaaaaagatagaAAGGACCTATTGCTACATTTAAATGCAAAGGATGTATCCGTTGTTCGACAGGCTGATTCTCCCATCTCCACTCCCGGCACAGAGCCACTGGTAGTCAAACCTAAAGTGTCAActcaaaaagcaaaagaaagggtCTTTTGGTCCGCAGTTCACCTCTGTCTGCGACCTCCTCGTAAACCAAATTTTCCGTATACGTGGATAGGCGTATTGTTGAGTCTGGGATTGGCGAAGCTCTATGAAGTACTCCGTAGGATTTGCCATGTACGCGTATCTCCTCAAGGCTTTCCAAAGAAGTCTGTCTAAAGGGTCATGTACCCATGATACTAATTCCTTATTCTCCATATTCAAAACGAAGCTGACGAATAGACCTACGCAGTTCCCGTGTGTTGACAACTATTACGAAGCCAATCCGTTGCTTTCAAGATAACCTAGTTCCAGAATGCGCCGCCCCCCTGATCCACCCGCGTATTCCTGCTTCTCCCATTGGTCGGCCCTAAATAGCTTTCTTTGGCTCGCATAAATTCTGTCGGATCCATGAATTTTGCTGGCCTCCTACACATAGCTGTGTGAATGAACTCCGCAGTCTACTCCGTAGCAAAGATGCATGCATTCACTCAATGATACAATCGGTGCACCTAGATTATGTTGGTCCAAAACATCTTGGTGCTGTATTTTGCAGGATGCGACGCCTATTTTATTCTAATTATGTTCCGCATTGCCATCTATTAACATTAATTTTCGTATGTAGAATCCATTATTTTGGGTTGGCTTCAGATGACGTCTGCGTATTAGTTGAGCTCTACTTTCCCTTCGATGCTTTTTTCTATACTATCTAGTACAGATATCTGCTCTTGGAATGCCGTTGGATATATCCCGGAGGTATTACTTATGACCTTAAGCTGCTCCTCGGGCCATACCAACCACCGCGCCCATGGTGTCCCTAGATAAGTCGATATTGACTCAATCAAAAAGCGCCCAGAAGGACCAAATATCCAGAAATGCCGTAAACGATGCAAAATAACGGCGTGGAAAGATAATATGATGAGTGCCTCGGGTATTCGTTGCCTGATCATTTCCCCAAACCTGGCTGGTATGAGAATTGACCACGCGACGGTGAAGTGCACTCGGGTAGCTGGGCTGATGCGATGGAGCTCGAAAATCCACTGCAGGATCTCAATAGCCTCAAGACATACGTCTTTATCGGACTCTTCGAGATCACATTCATCAATGAGAGAGATTACATCATCGCATTCCTGAGGCCGCCGCTTGCCAAGGCCCCTGGCCCCCGAGAAATCCTTATGCCCAACAATCCCTCTAACGATGTCTTTGATGGTTGGCCATGCTTTTTGTATTACCGCGCGCACACCTTGATGGACTGGAAAGTAGGTGCCGAGTTGTTCGAGGAAAGAGTTGAAGTCGTTGCTTTGAAAAGTCTCAAACATGACCTGAAGGCCAAGAAACGAAGCATACAGAAACCAGGCGCACGAATTTTGCTGAGAGAGGGCCAATTCGGACCTGTTGAACAGTGACAACGCTCGCGTCTGGAGTTCCGTTGCTTTGGTGCGGAAGGTTTGTTGCTGTGCCCGGTGAACAGTGCTCATGTGTGCCGCCGATAAGGCAAGAAGTTGATCCATGAGAAAGGGGTTGGCGAGAGCGCATTGCATCATCACTCTACGCGTCGATGAAGGTAACGGCAGGATGCTCGCTTCCTCAAGCCCACGTGATTCCAAGTGGTGAAGCAACTCAAGATGCCCCAAGCCGTACGCTTGATCTCGCCACTCCTGAGTAACCCATTGTCGCTGCGGCGGAACTGcagacggcgacggcgacggtgATGGTGTCGGCGTCAATAgtgatgctgctggtttTGTTCGAAAGGTGCGATAGGACGGGCGTGTGTGGCGGTATGAACAGGAGCGATTGGTGATGGAACAATTCAGGCAAATTGGAGAACTCTCGTCGCATTTTTTATGGCGCTGCTTGCATTCTCTACACCCGTGTCGGGACTTGCGGTGAGAGCTACGCATGATTGAGCTGTATAGAAGGCGAGCGTAGAATCTtagatggaagaggatgaacAAATGCGTTGGTTATGAAGCCAGGGCGGATTTGTACGATTTAACAATGAGGAAACCGTAAATAATAATCCGAAACTGATGAGCCACGACAAGTAATTATTAGTTACCTAGCAGACAAGGTGTACAGTACGCGGAGTTGATACGgtgtgctccgtactccgtaaacTCAGCCACAAACTGGTCGTGTTGCCCCCGCCGTATGGTAACCCCGTATACAGAAACACGCttgaaggagagagaagggggcCCACACTTGCATTGACGGacttgtctttttttgtctatCAATTAgagttatatttttctatCTTATGGATGAAAAATATCTAGATGATAGGTCATACAAATGAGAAGGATGTAAAGGAGTTGTGGTATTGACGTTTCGAATGCTCGCTACCCTGTAAAATGATTATATACGTTGTGTAAAAAACCACACACGTTTTAAAGCCTGAAATTACCCTCCAGCAGAATATTAACCGCCTCTTCCCAGCCTCGAGAGGAGGCAATGTCAATGACGTTTCGCCCCTGATCATCCCTGGCTTCTAGATCAACACTGAACTTGCTGCTCAAAAGCTTCAGGATTCTCATATCGCCATTTTCGACGGCCTGCATAAAAGCGTTCCAGCCGCGGTACACCTTGTTAGGATTTGCGCCCTTGTTGAGAAGCATTTCCAGAATCTCGGTATCGTCGCCACGGCACCTTCTGACGGCCTTGACAACAGGAAGATGCTCACCAGGAGCATTCAGATCCGCATGGCCATCGGTGATGAGGAATTCGACCATCTCTTTCATGTCTTCGCGGATAGCCGTGgtcaagggagagaagacTCCACCATTCTTATCCTCTACTGAAACACCTGCTGCGATCAACAGCTTGACAGACTCAATCTGATTTGCCGCCACTGCCATTTCCAAGACACCTTTGTAGGCGCGTGGCTCAGCAAGCACCGACAGGATACGCCTAAGAATGGGTGGGCTTCGCACAGCCATGCACACTGGCCAATCTTGACCTCGCTTGTTGGGGTCAGCTCCCCTAGCAAGCAGGACTTCAATCATTTCCATGCGGGTTTCTCGAATGGCGGTTGTCAGTGGGGAGTATCCCTTAGGACTTCTCTCATTTGGATCAAGACCCTGATCCAACAGCCATGACAGCGCTTCCATATTGTTCGAGCTGACTGCCGTCTCCATGATTCCTTTAGGAGAATGCAAGTCTGCACCTGCAGCCACAAGTGCAGGCAGGAGATGAACACGATTATGCGTAACGCACTTGAAAGTAGGATACTCGCTAGCATTGACGTTTGGATCAGCGCCATTGCTGAGTAGCAACTGGAATATATCCATTCTATTGTCGCGAATTGACGTGCAGAGGGGAGTATAGACACcgtccttcttggcattAGGATCTACTCCAGCTTTCAAGAGCACGCGGACAGCTTCGATATTGTTAAGACTGGTTGCCAACTCCATAATACCGGGACACTTCTTGTAGTCAGCACCATGGCTAAGAAGCAGTTGCAGGCAAGGCGTCTGGTGGGCAGCCGGCCAGAGCATATGTTTAGGACCAGGGAGGTTCGGATCCGCTCCGTGGCTTAGAAGGCTGCCCACAATGTCAACCCGACCGGCGTTGATTGCATCGAAGAGGGCCGTCTTGCCTTCTCTGTTCTTCTCGTTTGGATCGACCCCGTAGTGGAGTAGAATGTCAATCATCCTCTTTGgtgtcttcttgttgatcGATGCAATGAGCAGGGTGTTGCCATCCGGAGTACCTTGTGACAAATCTCCGCCGTACATGAGCATGAGATGCGATAAGCTGACTTTATTGGTCGTGATGGCGGATGCGAGCGGAGATTCCAACTCCGGCCCGGCCAAGAGGTTGGGATCCGCTCCATACTTGAGAAGAGTGATTGCTCCAGAGAAAAACATCTTTTGAACAGCTGCATAGAGTGGCGTGATACCATCGACGTCTGATTCGTTGGGGCTTGCTCCGAAGAGAAGTAGAAGTCGAACACTTTCGGAATCATGGAGATTCACAGCTTCGGTCAGGGCTGCATGGGGAGACACTCCTCTATCCAGCAACTGCTCAATCAACTTGTGATTCTTTCCACGAACAGCAGAGATAATGCTGCCTCTGAGATTCTCCGCATCTGAGCCTCCCGTGCTGCGAGGTGTCCAGCGTGGCATTGTAAATGGATCGACCTTGAGCCTTACGGGGGTCTTTGACTTTCCAAGTTCCATGCCAGCCAGTTCCTCTAGGAGCGCATCTGACTCTGAGTTTCCGGTGTGTGAAGATGCATCTCCGATAGTGCTAGCCCGGTCAAAAGCTGGGGCAATAGCAGAGTTGGCTCTCTCCGATATTATCGAGCTTGGAGTAGTCATGCTGTAGTGGTGAAGAATGTCGTCGGACGGGCCACGCGAAGCTGGGAAAGGCTTGTTTCCTAGGCTAGAGTCAGGCCGGCGAGAAGATGATCTTTCGCTCCATGCAGCCGAGGAAGCTAGCAtttgctgatgctgtccATCGACGGCTAGCATCCCATGGTTCAAAGGAGATGGACGATGACGCGACAAGTCCGGCTCGGATGCCTTCACCTTAACGCGACCGGAATTGTCGTCAAGCCTGTCCAATGCCGCAGCCAGTCCAGTGAAACCAATACCCATACCACGTTCGATCTTTTCGGTACCCAAGGTCCACTGGAATAGCAGCGCGCTCATTCTCAGGCCTTCTTTTGTGCGTTCGAGAACCGACGTCATTTTGTCGACATCTGTGTCTCCGAATATTTTGCCCCATCCGCGTCTCATTTTTCCCATAGTGCCCTTGCGCTCATATTCCAGGAGCTTGCTGAGCATCTGATCCAAGATATTGAAGTCTGACTGGGCAACCCGGAGCTTCTTATCCAGTTCGACAACAACATCGGGTGGTAGTTCGGGAGTTGAGCGTCCACATTCTGCGAGGCCAGCTTCAATGGAAAACAGAATCTGGCAGGTATCAAGGAACAAGTGCGCTAAACGATCGAAGTTTGTTGAGAGTTGCTTGACTGTCGTCAGATATTCGAGCATGCGAACGGAGGTGCGATCTCCGTTGGCAGCAACGACATGACAGAGCTCGCTGCATTTGACGAGGGCTTTGGACGCCTGGCGCGACATTTTCGTAGGTTTTTTGATGGTCGCCTGCGGTTTTGAATTTGAATTTGAAGGGGTTTCAATATCAGTGGTGCTTGCGGCTTTGGGAACCGGTGTGGCCAAAGGCGGAGGAGATTTTGGTGTGATCGGATCGATCGGGTGGAAAACAGTAACAGGCCCGGAGAGGAGCTCGTCAGTGCCTATTGTAAATGGCTCTTTCTGGGGAGTGAGAGAAAGAGCCTCGAAAAAGTCAAACTGTTGGACAGACTCTTCTTTAGGCACAACAACTCTTGGTTGATGAGTTGAAAGCATTATGCCTAACGAAACAGCATTGCTCCAGTGGCTCGGGAAATGGGGGGGGAGGGACGGCGGGAGCAGGCAGAATTTGAACAGCTATTTAACCTATGATAGCCCAATTCACCAAATAATCGAGACTGCACATTTTGATCGATTTTGAATCGAATACTACTAACTCACATTGCCTCTTTGGCGTCCAGGCCATCATCGCACTCCATAGTGGCCACGAGGGACAGGGATCGCCCATGTCTATTAGTGTATCATCTCCACATCCCAACAATAGTCTATTCAGCTTTTCTTGGATTGGCGAATCACACTGCCCGCCGTCTTGGCCTGGAATCGGCCATGTGGAGCCGAATGGTGTAGCTCACGGatcacagcagcagcatccgCGCTTCGTATTCCACAGCTCAAAGGTCAATGGCCTGCCTGTGCGTCCACTAACCATGACTGCTGAAACACACTATCAAGACGCGAACATTTTGCTGCCTCTGCTAAGGCCGGATAACGAAAAGTCTGACGCCTCGATCCAGGGGTTTCGGGCATAAGGGGAAGGTATAGGCTTAGAGTTGAAGCCTTTCCGGCTGCTAGCAGAGACACTGTCATGCACTCCACTTGCCAGAGTCCCGCGTGATTGTGCATCTCAACTACCGAGGATGCCATCAGACTTCCCGTCATCCACTAGTTGAGCTACTCAACGAATGCTTGCCAGTATCGTCGTAAACCCCCCGATGACCTGGAGATTCAAGCCGGCATTGAATGTGAGAACCTTCCGGCTTACGTGCATACTCTATCTCGATGTTGTGGAGTTGCGGCCCCGCAGCTCCCTTTCTTGCAGCTCCAGCTACGGAGCAATAACTGTCTCACTCTGTCTAGCTGCGGCCTCTCAGTCTGGTCTGGAACAGACGTCTTCGTGGTGGCAATTAGTCGCCGAGAAAAAGCACTGAGTACGCGTTGCACGTGGTCCTCTTGTTTTATCGGTTCAAAATAGCGCTATTTACAGCTCCGTACTTGAATATTGATGCCATCTAGCTCGAGTAGCTAGCTCGACTGGTCTAGtacgaaaaagaaaagatattTGAGCACTAGCAACTTTCAGCCACTATGAGATTTGATCTAGATCGAGTTGAGCTTGCCGCCGGCGTAGAGCAGCGTCATAGAAAGAAGTACAGGCAGTACGTAGCATCTCAGTTATCTCACGGTGGTCTGTATAAGGATTGGTCAGCGATCGGTGTATTAAATGACTATCTAGTACCTAGGTATTCAGGCTACATGTGGTCTCCGTTTAGGTCGTCTAAAGAGAGAATACCCCGTGCCCTGTGCGAATGTAAGGTAGCACAAGGAGAGCAGTAACCTCCGATTAAGTACCATCGAGGTTGGCTTAAATTTGTAGTCCGTATTTAGACAGTAACGACAATGCTAAAAAGCCTAGATTTTCTAGGCATCCTCATTTTCAGACCGGCTGCGATGGCGGGGCCAACATCCATTTCATCCCCCTTGACTCCCTTGCATACTGCATCGGGCAACCGATTCGCCTCCTGAGTCCCTCGACTCTCGGCTAACATCGCGAAAACGGGAACATTTCAAAAcaaggtacggagtacaggaGCGACCAAAATGAGTCCCCGCATCTGTCAATGTAAATTTTCTCTCCGGACGGGTCACTTTTGCCGACCTGTGGCTAGCATAATGCGCTTGTTTATAGCCCGGGGCAGCTTCAGATAGCCCGCGAGAGGGCCATCCCGTTCCGTGGCCACTTCAGCTCTGTGATGGACTCGGTCGATATGTACCAGGAGATTGCTCCAGGGCCACACACAAGCTCGCCAAGCAGGAGCTGAAAGCATTCCATCGAGCCTTTGAGAACCGGATACAAGGTTGATATTAATAGTCTGCCACTTGAAAGGCCAGACCAACTGCTGAAACGGAGATAATGAAATAGTGGCTGAGGCACTGACGTCGAACTGAAGCGGGTAACAAGACGTTACAGTCACACTGGGTACGGGCATTAATGGTTTTCTGTCAGAGCTCCATCGCAGTCTGTAGGCTAGGTGAAGATTTCGGTGACAGCTAGGCCCAAGTCCTACCCTGTACtagacgaagacgaagacacTAATCTCGTTATAGTGGACGATGCTAGGCTTGTCGTGGATGTTCAAGTAGATGCGGAACTTGATGTAGACGGTGGCTTTTGACTAGACGTAGTTAAAGTGATTGAGCGGAATTGTCTGGGTGCAATCGACAGTATATCAGGGAGATCTTGGCCAGAAGCAAGCGATGGTTTCCCCAGCACTAGCGCAAGTCTTGAAAACTGCATCTTAAACAATCGCTAGAACCACCCGTATGACTACGATGAGCTATGGTGAAGTTGGCAGAGGGGAAGATCATGTACGATGCCTAACTTAACCATCTTTTAACTCCCACCAGAGCCGTTAACCCATCGGACCAATGTATTTCTACagagtctttttttccccatgGTATAAGTGCATGGGATTGAAACTGTCTCGGGCGGCTCATTGGCAACGGCAAGTCATTCCTTTTTTGGGACTGGAGCGCTTTAGATGCATGCTGTATACTAGCCTATGTACCTAAGGTTCTCTATTAAGCCATTGGAAGCCTAATAAACCTCCATCTCGTTGAAAACCTCTTCCTGCATTTCAGCATTACAACTTTGTCATATTTCTCCTACTCTTCTGATATCTACCGTAGTGATAAACCATCCCTACAATCGTGCTGCGGTAACCTAATTGTAGACCGTTGCATGTTTCCTTGTGTTTCCGTCACTTAACCTAGAGGTGACTCACTTTTGGACAGTCATGCCCTCAGACAACCTGCGTCATGGCTATGAGGTGACTATGCATACCGGGCTTGAATACCAGAATACTATGGTCACCGACGGCAAAGCAGCCGTCTCGCTACAAGATTTGCCGATCGAGCTTGTTGCTCAAGTCCTTACGCATGTTGCCGACATTGAGACACTAGACAGTCTCATCCGAGCGTGGCCCGCTGCGTATCGCGTATTCGAGTGCAGCGCTGTCGATATCACCGAAgctgtcttgtcttctgGTTACGCAAGCGGCTACGTATGCGGGCATATCCGAGTCATCTTTCGTATCATTGCCTTGCTGCGATCTGGAACCCTCCCAATCTCCAGCTTAGCGGATTTCCAACGACGGGTTATTATCGATGCTATGAGATCCGTATCTCGCGTGCGTAGTTCGCGTAATGGATTCGCCCCAGACTTGTTGGCTAGGGAGACACCACCGGCAGTAATACGCAGTCTTTTAGCGACATACCGGCAGGTCATGTCCGCCTCTCTCGGCTGTCTCACCTACTATCTTGACAGTTTCAAGACTCTCGAGCCTGAGCATCCCATTGACAAGGGGATCAAAAATCCCAATCCTGCATGGAGCCAGGATATCTCGACTTGGCAATCAAGGCCgcaaggaagaaaatttAACATACGGGACGTCGGCCCCCCATCTTGGACCGAGGAGCAGCGCGTCAACCGGGCTTTCTGGcgtctgcagcttctctacGATCTCAAAAGAGCCGCATCAAGAGGCTTATTAGACTGGCCAGACGATAGCAAGGCTGCACTTTGCGACATTGTTGCAGTCAGTCGTCCAATCGGGGAGTATGCGAATTATTGGCTTCGGACCCGCCGCTACGCGTACACAACCTGGGCTGGCTCTTCAGACTTTTACCATGCTTGGGTGCATGATATTCCATATGCGGCACATAAACCATGCCCCCCCGAGTACGAAGAGCTGATATCCGTTGTTGATTATGTTCGAGCCGTTCATGGCCAGGAAGCCTCTGAACGGTTAGTTAAAGGTGAGGTATGCCTAGCAGAGTTACAAGGACCTGTAGAGATATATCGAGAATGGTCGCTAGCCAAGCCTGGCGTAAAGGACTGGAAAACACTTATCGGTCCATCTGTGGGAGCCGAACGCCATTATCGCGGGCCACAAGGGAGGTCGATACTGGATATGGTTGACTTTGACCCTTTGGGGCGCTATGGGTTTGCATTTTGGTCGTGGGAGCGCATGTTTGCGTATGGCCTTGCCACAAGGAGCCATTCTGAATTTGAAGACTACCGGGTCACTTATGCGTGGGAAAGCATCCTCAGCCCTGAGGAAGTTGCGAGGGCGGAGTGGGAAATGGGGAAGATGACATAGAAAACATAGTCCATACGGAGAGAAACTTTACATTAACAAAGCGGACACTCATTTCGGTCGCTACTGTATAGATTTAGACATTGGACAAGCTTCCAGAGCTTTCATTGAAGCCTATAGACAAATATCCGTCCAAATGCCACGTGTAAGACCTATACACTCTTGCGGGGAACCGAGAGACGGAGAGCGAGGTTGAGGTTAGCTTAGCCGACTCTCTGTATCACCAGGGGGTCCTGTTTTACCAACTCTCCCTGCAGATGAGGTGCATCATCACAGCGGAAGCCTGGCGTCTAAAATAAAATGCTTTATCTGACAAGTGAAAATGCACAGTATGTTTGTTACTCATTTGCTCCACTAGACTGCAAGGCGTCCTTCATCCACCGGCAAATTTACACCCGTGATGAATGTAGCCTCATCGCTGGCCAGATATATCGCCGCCTGCGCAATATCATTGGGCTCTGTCATACGCCTCAGTGGCACAGATAACGCAAAACGCTCCCTTTCCTCAGGGGTATCGGCGACGCCACTGAACATCTCGAGGAGTCCTGTTGCGCCTCTTAGAGGACATAGAGAGTTTACGCGGACGCCGCACGGGCCGTACTCGGCCGCTAGGCCTTGTGTAATCTAACATAGGTAGTTGTAGTTAGCTACTATATATTTGGACAGCATTCGGCAAATTATATGGAGGAAAACATACCGTGTTTAAGAATCCTTTGGTGCCTCCGTAGAAGACTTGGCCGGGCCGCACCCTAGTTCCAGCCACGGAAGAAGTGTTCAGGTAAACCCCATACTTCCTCTCGAGAAAATAGGGCATTATTACAGACACGCTTAGGTAGATTGCCTTAACGTTCACGGCAATGATCTTATCAAAGTCCGCTTCCGAAACGTCCACACTGGGCTGCTTCCTGTATGTTGTGCCAGCGTTGTTGACAACGATATCGAGCTTCCCGTAGTTCTCTTTCGCAAATGCCAGACCACTTTCCCACGCACTTCGGCTTGTCACATTGAACTCCAAAAAAGCAGCAGATCCGCCGCCAGGATGTTTTTTATCCATAATATCTCGAACGACTCTCTTGCCTCCCTCAACGGCGATATCTGCGACTATCACATGGGCGCCTTGAGCGACAAATCCATGTGCGATGGCTTCTCCGAACCCAGACCCCGCTCCAGTAATGATCGCGACTTTTCCCTCGAGTCTAGCCATGCTGTGTTGTAGCTTATAGAGAGAGATAAGGATGTTTCAAAAGAACAttgaaaagacaaagacgtcAGATTAATGGTATCAATATGACTGCAAGATaagaatataaatatttgACAACTTAGACTCGGAGCAATGTTACTTTTATGTTACTTATCATTCTAGTAACATGCTTAAGAGATCCTTACGGCTTCTTCTGAGGATCGGCGTGTAAATTGAACTTCATAGGCTGAGCACCCCGCAATTCACGGTAAAACAAACCCGGCGGACCTTTGACCTCCGGTCGAAAATGACCCTTTCGGATACTGAGGTCCCGTATCGGTGTATTTGGTAAAAGTGACTAAATTTCCAGGCGGAGGGATAACGAGGCTTATATTGTATTGTCCTCCCGAAACTGCTATTTCTCCCCTGCAtttactctttttttttgcgtAACTTAATCATAAAGGAAGGAAAGTTCGAGGTGATAAGTGGCACCATACTGACCGTGAGCCGCGCCGAATTTACTTGGCTAAAAGAAGTACTGGTTAGTATAAGTGTCCAGATACTGTTTTCTTGGATTCATGACAAACGGTGTCGTTGATGTTCTTGTTCATAAAGGATTAGGCGCCGATATTCTCTACCTCTACCAAGTCCCTTCATCTGAGCTACATTATTGGTGTAATTATCCCCAACCTCCAACTACCAGCCTACGATATATGCTGACCATCATCTGAAGGTATATCAGTATTCATGCCCACCATGTCCGGCAGCATGTCACCGAAAGAGTGAGACTGGCTACCCATGAACCCATACAGAACGTCTTCATTGAAAGACCCATTCCAATTGCCCCAGTCCCAGTCCCAGTCCCCTCCTTCTACATATTCATCAGAAAGAGGCAATGGAAACCCAGGGTTTCCGACATCCGCCTCTTGAGGCAACgatgcatctgcatcaattgGTCCCATGTCTGGGCAAtcaattccatcatctccaggcGAGATGGCAACCCCTTTTGCTTCCATCAATTTTTTGATGATTATAATAGGACGTGAAACTGCTGAATTGGGTATCGAGAGCTCCTCTAAGCATCTGAGGCTCCACGTTAAGAGAGTCGAGTGATCACTATCTCTTCCTCCAACCGCCGCTGCATTTCGCACGTGGATGGTGCAAGCCACGTAGACCCCGTAGC of the Trichoderma breve strain T069 chromosome 4, whole genome shotgun sequence genome contains:
- a CDS encoding RTA1 like protein domain-containing protein, with amino-acid sequence MSSTACDPNWQHATFAYYRYHPSVGAAALFCVLFFLSGVFHFIQMWKTRSWYLTPLVIGCFFEFIGFVGRAASGVQDVGCWTLGPYLIQSMFILLAPALFAASIYMILGRIILLVDGQEHSIIRPQWLTKIFVTGDIVCFLMLAGGSGILATAKNNQSMSHTGNNVIIGGLVLQLIWFAIFVVVAGVFHYRMRSIPTARSQQPEVRWQVYLQTLYVSAILIIIRNLFRVIEYVEGNDGYLLSREAFIYIFDALPMLIVVFWLHWRHPGEIGLLMRGEKAFKNGFQLINVGGRS
- a CDS encoding enoyl-(Acyl carrier protein) reductase domain-containing protein; this translates as MARLEGKVAIITGAGSGFGEAIAHGFVAQGAHVIVADIAVEGGKRVVRDIMDKKHPGGGSAAFLEFNVTSRSAWESGLAFAKENYGKLDIVVNNAGTTYRKQPSVDVSEADFDKIIAVNVKAIYLSVSVIMPYFLERKYGVYLNTSSVAGTRVRPGQVFYGGTKGFLNTITQGLAAEYGPCGVRVNSLCPLRGATGLLEMFSGVADTPEERERFALSVPLRRMTEPNDIAQAAIYLASDEATFITGVNLPVDEGRLAV
- a CDS encoding ankyrin repeats (3 copies) domain-containing protein, with amino-acid sequence MLSTHQPRVVVPKEESVQQFDFFEALSLTPQKEPFTIGTDELLSGPVTVFHPIDPITPKSPPPLATPVPKAASTTDIETPSNSNSKPQATIKKPTKMSRQASKALVKCSELCHVVAANGDRTSVRMLEYLTTVKQLSTNFDRLAHLFLDTCQILFSIEAGLAECGRSTPELPPDVVVELDKKLRVAQSDFNILDQMLSKLLEYERKGTMGKMRRGWGKIFGDTDVDKMTSVLERTKEGLRMSALLFQWTLGTEKIERGMGIGFTGLAAALDRLDDNSGRVKVKASEPDLSRHRPSPLNHGMLAVDGQHQQMLASSAAWSERSSSRRPDSSLGNKPFPASRGPSDDILHHYSMTTPSSIISERANSAIAPAFDRASTIGDASSHTGNSESDALLEELAGMELGKSKTPVRLKVDPFTMPRWTPRSTGGSDAENLRGSIISAVRGKNHKLIEQLLDRGVSPHAALTEAVNLHDSESVRLLLLFGASPNESDVDGITPLYAAVQKMFFSGAITLLKYGADPNLLAGPELESPLASAITTNKVSLSHLMLMYGGDLSQGTPDGNTLLIASINKKTPKRMIDILLHYGVDPNEKNREGKTALFDAINAGRVDIVGSLLSHGADPNLPGPKHMLWPAAHQTPCLQLLLSHGADYKKCPGIMELATSLNNIEAVRVLLKAGVDPNAKKDGVYTPLCTSIRDNRMDIFQLLLSNGADPNVNASEYPTFKCVTHNRVHLLPALVAAGADLHSPKGIMETAVSSNNMEALSWLLDQGLDPNERSPKGYSPLTTAIRETRMEMIEVLLARGADPNKRGQDWPVCMAVRSPPILRRILSVLAEPRAYKGVLEMAVAANQIESVKLLIAAGVSVEDKNGGVFSPLTTAIREDMKEMVEFLITDGHADLNAPGEHLPVVKAVRRCRGDDTEILEMLLNKGANPNKVYRGWNAFMQAVENGDMRILKLLSSKFSVDLEARDDQGRNVIDIASSRGWEEAVNILLEGNFRL